DNA sequence from the Pichia kudriavzevii chromosome 4, complete sequence genome:
ATTTTGAATAACACTTGAGCCCAACTTTTGCTCTTCCAATAAGAGGAAAAAGctggaaaaaatatgttAGTTTATCGACATCCCTATTAGACGCAGCACAATTGAATTCGTTGATAAAAATATGCTCCAATTCATTGATCCATCTCTGTAGTATATCTGATGGCAAATCTTCTAGCTGGCTTGTAGGTACTTTAAACTCTACGTATGGATCATCAATCAATCCCTCAGGTAATTGAAGCATCACCGAAATCGACCTTGACGCAATGAGCCAATCCTTTCTCTCAATTGCATCACTTGCTCTTGATAATTCAGACTTCAAAGCCTTCACATTATCAATATAATCCTTCacagttttcaattgcgACTTGGCGCTATCCAAAACACGAACACGTTCTGTAATTTTGTAGCTCAAAGAATTGGCATTTTCcattattgatttcaagcTCCTTGATTGATTTAATGTAGAAGAAAGGTCAACTCGTGCTAGCTCTGCCGATCTAACAGCAGATTGATGATGCATCACACTTTTTGATTCAATCTTTTCGAGATCTTCGTCAATTGCAGCCTTCTCTTGAGCAATATCGTTCAACAATTTAGAAAGTTGCTGAAGATTTGTAGCAGTTCTTAATGTATTTTCTAACGAATTCAATTGATCTCTCACCAGCACATTGTCTGAGTTTTCATCATGTTTTCGTTGTTTCCCATTAGAGGTCATATCTTCTCTTAGTTGTTTGTAGTTGACGTGCACCTCTCACCCAGAAGGTACactatagatatatatatatatatatatatgtatatttttttttccctgtGTGTATTCAAATATAGACGCATCTAATTTGGAGCTCGAAACAGTGTTTGAGAATTTTATGTTGGACGCTCGAATTCAAATCTTTGTAGATTCATGTCTCTTCCACATcctgaaaaattttatgTAGTTTTTTGGGTCCTATCTTCTTTCCTCTTAgtcagaagaagaatcGGCTAAAATCACGTCTTtggcaaaacaaaaggagaagataTTTTGATCAGATTAGGATATGACTACcgttgaaaaaatcaaggcGATCGAAGATGAAATGGCCAGAACGCAAAAGAACAAGGCTACCGAAAAGCATTTGGGAATGCTTAAGGCCAAGTTGGCAAAGCTTAGGGCCGACTTGTTGAAAGATGCTGCTGCTGGTAGTGGTGGTGGCGCCGGTATTGGGTTTGATGTTAAGAAATCGGGTGCTGCATCTATCGGATTTGTTGGTTTCCCATCAGTTGGTAAATCCACCTTACTAACAAAACTTACAGGTACCACTTCAGAAGCTGCAGCTTACGAGTTCACAACCTTAACTACTGTCCCAGGTGTCATTAGATATAGAGGTGCAAAAATCCAAATGCTCGATCTGCCAGGTATCATTGAGGGTGCCAAAGACGGTAGGGGTAGAGGTAGACAAGTTATTGCGGTAGCAAGATCTTgtgatttgattttcattgttttgGATGTCAATAAACCACTTCGTCATAAACAAATCATTGAACACGAACTGGAAGGTTTTGGTATCAGATTGAATAAAACACCACCTGATATTAtcatcaagaagaaagaaaagggaGGTATTAGTATAACATCCACAGTCGCTTTGACTAAAATTGATGAGGATGAGGTCAAAGCGGTTTTGAATGAATATAGGATCAACTCTTGTGAAGTTTCATTCCGTCAAGATGCCACAGTCGATGACTTGATTGATGTTCTCGAGGCCCACAACAGAAAGTATATTCCTGCTGTTTATGTGTTAAACAAGATTGATTCCTTCTCTATTGAAGAGCTCGAACTTCTATACCGTATTCCAAATGCAGTTCCGATTTCCAGTGGAAATGAATGGAACCTAGATGAATTGTTGGAAGTTATGTGGGATCGGTTAAATCTTGTGAGAGTCTATACAAAACCAAAGGGACGCTTACCTGATTTCTCTGATCCAGTTGTTTTAAAAGGTGACAAATGTTCAGTCGAAGATTTTTGTATGAAGATCCACAAATCCttagttgatgatttcaaatcGGCATTGGTATATGGTACCAGTGTCAAGCACCAAAATCAGTATGTTGGTTTATCTCATAAACTacaagatgaagatgttaTTACTATTTTaaagaaatagaaatgTGGATTTCTGTAAACTCTAGTatagttttctttggatATTGTCTCTTTAGCCTAATAGCCTTTTGGGAAGGGCCTTTTCTCAGTTTTATACATATAATACAcacacatatatatatatatatatatacttgTATAGGCATCCCAAAATTACTTGCTGTTATGTTCCGTACTTATGACACTCATACACTGAAATTTGTTTGCGTAATTTGCCTTATAGAGTCTTATAAGTCCATCATCACCACAACTACTCAAGATAGTTCCTGTCAAATTCCAGCTAACTTTCCATACCTCTCCTGCGTGATCATTGAACGAACTCAGAAGAgcaatttccaaatctaaCTCGTCGGTTTTATCGTTCTTTTGACGCTCTTCAAGCTTGAATATTCTAACAAACCCATCCTTACTTGCCGTGGCTATTAAGTGATAGCTTCTTCCCATTGTAGGTGCCCATGAGACGCTCCGGATAAGACCCTTATGTTCGGGTAAAACAAGGCCTTGCACGTACTTGTTGGATCCTTCGTTTTTATAATAAATATAAGCTTGATCCAAGGCGCTTACTATAAATTTCTCAACACTAAATCTGGAAGGACACCATGACAAACTAAAATCGCTTTGTAAATGATTTGCAACTGGATTTTTCAGCACGGGGATTTCCTCTATGGCAACCCACTGAGAGAGATCATTTGGATCTGTTGATTCGTACAGTCTTAGTTTACCGTCACTGCCTATAGCACCAATCCTAAGTCCTAAGTGAGCGGGTAAAAAGCAGGCATCGTATATTGGTCCATGCGAATCTGCTATAGTTGCGACTTTGGCCCATCGTCTACCTGAATTAATTGGCTCCTCAAATTGTTCTTCCCATATTTTAACAGTACGGTCGTACGATGCAGAGAGCAATAGGTGCCCAAACTCCGGGTGtgcaaaatcaactttAACAACAACACTATCATGGGCTTTCCATGAATCATTCAACTCCCAAAACGAAGTAGATGAGTCCAAATCAAACACTTTTACATGTTGGTCTGCACTACACGTTGCCAATTGACGACCATAGAAATCGTAACAAACGTCCAGTATTAAATCTTGGTGGGACGTTGGAAAGGGTTTGACAATGTTCATCTACTCGGTTTCTGTGTTGTTGGCCTTTGTAGAAGTATCTATATGCTAAGTAATATTGACCTTAAACAGTTAATCCCTCGTTCCGCTAAAAGGAACATGTTCCACCAAATTTGTTGAAGTGTTGATTTACGTATAAAAATCAAGcgaacaaagaaaaacatgctCGCCGCTCGCCATGGCCGAGCCTCTCCTTCCTCTCCGAAAGGGTATGATACGTTCCTTTCCTGCTCCAACTAATCTCTTGAGGAGCAATCTGTCTATAAGAGTATAGATACCGAGAACCAATTAGAGAAATTAAACTAT
Encoded proteins:
- a CDS encoding uncharacterized protein (PKUD0D01540; similar to Saccharomyces cerevisiae YGL099W (LSG1); ancestral locus Anc_6.163), which gives rise to MTTVEKIKAIEDEMARTQKNKATEKHLGMLKAKLAKLRADLLKDAAAGSGGGAGIGFDVKKSGAASIGFVGFPSVGKSTLLTKLTGTTSEAAAYEFTTLTTVPGVIRYRGAKIQMLDLPGIIEGAKDGRGRGRQVIAVARSCDLIFIVLDVNKPLRHKQIIEHELEGFGIRLNKTPPDIIIKKKEKGGISITSTVALTKIDEDEVKAVLNEYRINSCEVSFRQDATVDDLIDVLEAHNRKYIPAVYVLNKIDSFSIEELELLYRIPNAVPISSGNEWNLDELLEVMWDRLNLVRVYTKPKGRLPDFSDPVVLKGDKCSVEDFCMKIHKSLVDDFKSALVYGTSVKHQNQYVGLSHKLQDEDVITILKK
- a CDS encoding uncharacterized protein (PKUD0D01550; similar to Saccharomyces cerevisiae YGL100W (SEH1); ancestral locus Anc_6.159); translated protein: MNIVKPFPTSHQDLILDVCYDFYGRQLATCSADQHVKVFDLDSSTSFWELNDSWKAHDSVVVKVDFAHPEFGHLLLSASYDRTVKIWEEQFEEPINSGRRWAKVATIADSHGPIYDACFLPAHLGLRIGAIGSDGKLRLYESTDPNDLSQWVAIEEIPVLKNPVANHLQSDFSLSWCPSRFSVEKFIVSALDQAYIYYKNEGSNKYVQGLVLPEHKGLIRSVSWAPTMGRSYHLIATASKDGFVRIFKLEERQKNDKTDELDLEIALLSSFNDHAGEVWKVSWNLTGTILSSCGDDGLIRLYKANYANKFQCMSVISTEHNSK